The Haloplasma contractile SSD-17B genome has a segment encoding these proteins:
- a CDS encoding ABC transporter permease, producing the protein MRLAFNIATRFLFANKGQTLLIVLGIAVGVSVQIFIGSLIQGLQASLIDKTVGNSSQITVYPENEQRKMDDYEELINQIKRHDKKMNVISVTADGSGFIRKEDDTNPILLRGFNLDDANKIYEFNDKLTEGKLPNANNEVIVGRELKEKLNLSLNQEVEILTPKNSITTVKITGFYDLNVKRINESWIISDLNTSQTIFKLGDSITSIEIQIEDVFEADTITSQLKTDVSDYNVKITNWKEQNQELLSGLEGQSISSIMIQVFVLISVVLGIASVLAISVMQKSKQLGILKAMGIKNKQASLIYLFQGLILGLIGAILGILIGIGLLVSFTTFVVLEDGSSVVPLTLNSGFIVLSGVIAVLSATIASLIPARRSSKLDPVEVIRNG; encoded by the coding sequence ATGAGACTTGCATTCAACATTGCAACGCGATTCTTATTTGCTAATAAAGGGCAAACACTATTAATCGTTTTAGGAATTGCAGTCGGTGTTTCTGTACAAATTTTCATTGGGTCCTTAATACAAGGATTACAAGCAAGCCTTATAGATAAAACAGTTGGTAACTCATCTCAAATTACCGTATATCCTGAAAATGAACAACGGAAAATGGACGATTATGAGGAATTAATTAATCAAATCAAACGACACGATAAGAAAATGAATGTAATATCCGTCACTGCTGACGGTTCAGGATTTATAAGAAAAGAAGATGATACTAATCCAATTTTATTGAGAGGCTTTAATTTGGATGATGCGAATAAAATTTATGAGTTCAATGACAAATTAACTGAGGGTAAATTACCTAATGCTAATAATGAAGTAATCGTTGGGAGAGAGTTAAAAGAAAAACTTAATTTATCACTAAATCAAGAAGTTGAAATATTGACTCCTAAAAATTCGATTACAACTGTAAAAATCACTGGTTTTTACGACTTGAACGTTAAACGGATTAATGAATCTTGGATTATATCAGACTTGAATACATCTCAAACTATTTTTAAATTAGGAGATTCCATTACCTCAATTGAAATACAGATTGAAGATGTGTTTGAGGCAGACACGATTACATCTCAACTTAAAACAGATGTCTCAGACTATAATGTTAAAATAACAAACTGGAAGGAACAAAATCAAGAACTCTTAAGTGGCCTTGAGGGACAAAGTATTTCTAGTATCATGATACAGGTATTTGTTCTAATCTCTGTTGTATTAGGAATTGCCAGTGTTCTTGCTATTTCAGTCATGCAAAAATCAAAACAACTCGGAATTTTAAAAGCAATGGGCATTAAAAACAAACAGGCTAGTCTTATTTATTTGTTCCAAGGGCTCATTCTTGGTTTGATTGGTGCTATTCTAGGAATCTTAATTGGAATTGGATTATTAGTTTCTTTTACTACATTCGTTGTACTAGAAGATGGCTCATCAGTTGTTCCACTTACACTTAATTCTGGCTTT